One Nicotiana tomentosiformis chromosome 4, ASM39032v3, whole genome shotgun sequence genomic window carries:
- the LOC104106944 gene encoding peptidyl-prolyl cis-trans isomerase FKBP62-like isoform X4, translating into MNKHERIQVSQRKKEEGNLLFKNGKYQRAMKKYEKAVDYINEDGTFEDDDQRLVKSLRVSCWLNGAACCLKQNDFQEAFKLCSKVLEIESCNVKALYRRAQAFMETADLHLAELDFKKALEIDPQNREVKLIQKTLKQLQVESNKKDAKLYTTMFTRLSNENSSAAKRLKVEETESKNEENVGDINMP; encoded by the exons atgaataaacatgagaGAATCCAAGTGTCCCAAAGGAAGAAAGAAGAGGGCAATCTACTCTTCAAAAACGGAAAGTATCAAAGAGCAATGAAGAAATATGAGAAG GCTGTTGATTATATTAATGAAGATGGAACCtttgaagatgatgatcaaaggctAGTGAAATCATTGAGAGTGTCATGCTGGTTGAATGGTGCTGCTTGTTGTCTCAAACAAAATGATTTCCAGGAAGCATTTAAGCTATGTTCCAAG GTCTTAGAAATTGAGTCCTGCAATGTGAAAGCATTATATAGGAGAGCACAAGCTTTTATGGAAACAGCTGATCTGCACTTGGCAGAATTGGATTTCAAGAAGGCCCTAGAAATTGATCCACAGAACAG GGAGGTGAAACTGATACAGAAAACACTGAAACAACTCCAAGTAGAGAGCAATaagaaagatgcaaagctctACACAACAATGTTCACACGCTTGTCAAATGAGAACTCTTCGGCGGCAAAG AGATTGAAAGTTGAAGAAACGGAGAGCAAGAATGAAGAAAATGTTGGTGATATCAACATGCCTTGA